A region from the Planktothrix sp. FACHB-1365 genome encodes:
- a CDS encoding succinate dehydrogenase/fumarate reductase flavoprotein subunit — protein MLEHDVIIVGGGLAGCRAAVEIARTNPSLNIAVVAKTHPIRSHSVAAQGGIAATLKNIDESDSWEAHAFDTVKGSDYLADQDAVEILAKEAPDVIIDLEHLGVLFSRLPDGRIAQRAFGGHSHNRTCYAADKTGHAILHELVNNLRRYGVHIYDEWYVMRLILEEGQAKGVVMFRINDGQLTVVRAKAVMFATGGYGRAFNTTSNDYASTGDGLAMSAMAGVPLEDMEFVQFHPTGLYPVGVLISEAVRGEGAYLINSNGERFMATYAPSRMELAPRDITSRAITLEIRAGRGINPDGSSGGPYIYLDLRHLGREKIMSRIPFCWEEAHRLLGIDAVVEPMPVRPTVHYSMGGIPTNINGQVLSSADSLVDGLFAAGEAACVSVHGANRLGSNSLLECVVYGKRTGAAIAEFVQNRKLPTVDEQLYLKEAQQQLQSLLDQSGDCRISQLRQDFQDAMTTHCGVFRNDSVMREGLSQIQELQNRYQQIYLDDKGKCWNTELIEALELRSLMIVGNLILTSALNRQESRGAHSREDYPQRNDEQFLKHTLAYYSPAGIDLAYRPVKITLFEPQERKY, from the coding sequence ATGCTAGAACATGATGTGATTATTGTTGGGGGCGGGTTGGCTGGCTGTCGGGCGGCGGTAGAAATTGCCCGCACTAACCCCAGTTTAAATATAGCCGTTGTTGCGAAAACTCACCCCATTCGTTCCCATTCCGTCGCAGCCCAAGGGGGTATCGCCGCTACATTAAAAAATATCGATGAAAGCGATAGTTGGGAAGCCCATGCTTTCGATACGGTCAAGGGTTCAGACTATCTCGCTGACCAAGATGCGGTGGAAATTTTAGCCAAAGAAGCCCCGGATGTCATTATTGATTTAGAACATTTGGGAGTCTTATTTTCTCGCCTTCCCGATGGCCGTATTGCTCAACGCGCCTTTGGTGGACATTCCCACAACCGCACCTGCTACGCCGCCGATAAAACTGGCCATGCGATTTTACACGAACTGGTGAATAACCTCAGACGCTATGGCGTTCATATCTATGATGAATGGTACGTCATGCGGTTGATATTGGAAGAGGGACAGGCCAAGGGCGTTGTCATGTTCCGTATCAATGACGGACAGTTAACCGTTGTTCGCGCGAAGGCGGTCATGTTCGCAACGGGGGGCTATGGTCGGGCGTTTAATACCACCTCCAATGACTACGCCTCAACAGGGGACGGGTTGGCGATGTCGGCGATGGCGGGAGTTCCCTTGGAAGATATGGAGTTTGTACAGTTTCATCCCACAGGTTTATATCCGGTAGGGGTATTAATTTCTGAAGCGGTACGGGGAGAAGGGGCTTATTTAATTAATAGTAATGGGGAACGATTTATGGCGACTTATGCCCCAAGTCGCATGGAATTAGCACCCAGAGATATTACGTCTCGCGCTATTACTTTAGAAATTCGCGCCGGACGAGGAATTAACCCCGATGGCAGTTCTGGGGGGCCTTATATTTATTTGGATTTGCGACATTTAGGACGGGAAAAAATCATGAGTCGCATTCCTTTTTGTTGGGAAGAAGCTCACCGTTTATTAGGCATTGATGCGGTGGTTGAACCCATGCCTGTCCGTCCAACAGTTCACTATTCTATGGGGGGAATTCCGACTAATATTAATGGGCAAGTTTTAAGCAGTGCAGATAGTTTAGTGGATGGATTATTTGCGGCGGGAGAAGCGGCTTGTGTATCGGTACATGGGGCAAATCGTTTAGGCAGTAATTCCTTATTAGAATGTGTGGTTTATGGCAAAAGAACGGGGGCGGCTATTGCTGAATTTGTGCAAAATCGGAAGTTACCGACTGTTGATGAACAGCTTTATTTGAAAGAAGCTCAACAACAATTACAATCATTATTAGATCAATCAGGAGACTGCCGAATTAGTCAACTCCGCCAAGACTTTCAAGATGCTATGACCACTCATTGTGGTGTGTTTAGAAATGATAGTGTGATGCGAGAAGGGTTAAGTCAAATTCAAGAGTTACAAAATCGTTATCAACAGATTTATTTAGATGATAAAGGCAAATGTTGGAATACAGAATTAATTGAAGCCTTGGAATTAAGAAGTTTAATGATAGTAGGAAATCTGATTTTAACGTCAGCCTTAAACCGTCAAGAAAGCCGAGGGGCTCACAGTCGAGAAGATTATCCTCAACGCAATGATGAACAGTTCCTGAAACATACCTTAGCGTATTATTCCCCTGCGGGTATTGATTTAGCATATCGTCCCGTTAAAATAACGTTATTTGAACCCCAGGAACGAAAATATTAA
- a CDS encoding type II toxin-antitoxin system Phd/YefM family antitoxin: MTTVQKTVDISAAQMSVQELLHLVDEGTEILLTDGNNPLARLVPISQQNVPRIAGLHQGEIWTSNDFDAPLPEEFWTAGG; the protein is encoded by the coding sequence ATGACCACAGTTCAAAAAACAGTAGATATTAGTGCCGCACAAATGAGTGTGCAAGAATTATTACACCTGGTTGATGAAGGGACAGAGATTTTACTGACAGATGGTAATAACCCTTTGGCTCGTCTAGTTCCTATTTCCCAACAAAATGTACCTCGAATAGCCGGACTACACCAGGGAGAAATATGGACAAGTAATGATTTTGATGCACCATTACCCGAAGAATTTTGGACAGCAGGTGGATGA
- a CDS encoding PAS domain S-box protein, with the protein MNQGGKISQFEDILAKGGEIGKLLSAIDWNVTSLGSISTWPQSLRTALNISLTSPLPMIVFWGENFIQLYNDAYCLLWKILDPKLSLGQPASEVEGELWNYIYPCLQTVFTTGETTQIFNQPLQIEQDGDVKTCYFSFTSSPIWTETGSIGGIFTTVTETTLELVNTPSQENDTQRKNLLQQLETERARLEAVLQQMPAGVLLADGKSGQLILANKQVSQIIGYSYETESKLEEYDQIVDFEGFRANGQRYAPDEWPLMRSLSTGEIVTAEEIRLERTDGNQVFISVNSAPIRDQQGDIVAAVAIFQNITQGKRVEQDLKESQILFEGFMRHIPAIAYIKDEQGRYIYANWVATQLVDTSLENIIGKTDFELFPEIASQFQQHDQAVLSSAQAAEFLECITRNGVEFYGMSFKFPITDAAGRRLLGGMSFDITERKRLEDALRVSEAKFKRLVDANIIGVIVCNLDKIVEANDVFLQMVGYTREQLIAGEISWLNLTPPEYLDVDEQGLEELRNTGKCPPFEKEYIHSSGSRVPILIGATLLEENPLTWLCFVLDLTELKQTEIEREELLKRERTVREEAEAANRIKDEFLAVLSHELRSPLNPILGWASLLRTGKINEETTHRALEIIERNAKLQAQLIEDLLDVSRILRGKLALSTFPVHLDNAIHAALETVQLAADAKEIGLYTHLEPNVRPVLGDLGRLQQIIWNLVSNAVKFTDPGGRVDIYLETVNNQGQVRVQDTGQGITPDFLPHVFDYFRQADSTTTRQFGGLGLGLAIVRYLTELHGGMVWAESPGDGQGATFTVRLPLMMEGEETDFDGELILDVIDLTGIKILAIDDEADMRELVAFFLEEAGASVQLAASAQEALLLLNESLPDVMICDIGMPDVNGYMLMSEIRSKPLEKGGKIPAIALTAYAGETNQKKALTAGFQMHLSKPVEPDKLVAAIAKLLKQTKLKSRESQWIVPQNNIDGI; encoded by the coding sequence GTGAATCAAGGGGGAAAGATATCTCAATTTGAAGATATCTTGGCCAAAGGTGGTGAAATCGGTAAGCTATTATCTGCTATTGATTGGAATGTAACCTCTCTCGGCAGTATCTCGACTTGGCCACAGAGTTTACGCACAGCCCTGAATATTAGTTTGACATCTCCTTTACCCATGATTGTGTTTTGGGGTGAAAACTTTATTCAACTGTATAATGATGCCTATTGTTTATTATGGAAAATTCTCGATCCGAAACTAAGTTTAGGACAACCAGCTTCTGAAGTTGAGGGGGAATTGTGGAACTATATTTACCCCTGTCTTCAGACCGTATTCACAACCGGAGAAACTACCCAAATCTTTAACCAACCGCTACAAATTGAACAAGATGGGGATGTTAAAACCTGTTATTTCTCCTTCACTTCTAGTCCGATTTGGACGGAAACGGGAAGTATTGGTGGTATTTTTACAACAGTAACGGAAACAACTTTAGAACTTGTTAATACCCCTTCTCAGGAAAATGATACACAACGGAAAAACCTTTTACAACAATTAGAAACCGAACGCGCCCGACTTGAAGCCGTATTACAACAAATGCCTGCGGGGGTATTACTAGCGGATGGAAAATCTGGTCAACTAATTTTAGCGAATAAACAGGTGAGTCAAATTATTGGCTATTCCTACGAGACAGAATCCAAACTTGAAGAATATGATCAAATTGTAGATTTCGAGGGTTTTCGGGCAAATGGTCAACGGTACGCGCCCGATGAATGGCCCTTAATGCGATCGCTCTCAACGGGAGAAATTGTCACCGCCGAGGAAATTCGCTTAGAACGAACTGATGGAAATCAAGTCTTTATTTCCGTAAATTCTGCTCCCATTCGAGATCAACAAGGAGATATTGTCGCAGCCGTTGCTATTTTTCAGAATATTACCCAAGGGAAACGGGTTGAACAAGACTTAAAAGAAAGCCAAATTTTGTTTGAAGGGTTCATGCGACATATTCCAGCCATCGCTTATATCAAGGATGAACAAGGTCGTTATATTTATGCGAATTGGGTGGCGACCCAATTAGTCGATACTTCCCTGGAGAATATTATTGGCAAGACGGATTTTGAGTTATTCCCAGAAATAGCATCCCAGTTTCAACAACATGATCAAGCCGTTCTGAGTTCCGCTCAAGCGGCGGAATTCTTGGAATGTATCACCCGTAATGGGGTTGAGTTCTATGGGATGTCGTTTAAATTTCCCATCACCGATGCTGCGGGTCGTCGTTTGCTGGGGGGAATGTCCTTTGATATTACCGAACGCAAACGCCTGGAAGATGCTTTGCGAGTCAGTGAAGCTAAGTTTAAGCGTTTAGTTGATGCCAATATTATTGGGGTGATTGTTTGCAATTTAGATAAGATTGTGGAAGCCAATGATGTATTTTTACAGATGGTGGGTTATACCCGTGAACAATTAATAGCGGGTGAAATTAGTTGGCTCAATTTAACACCACCTGAATATCTTGATGTGGATGAACAAGGGTTAGAAGAACTCCGCAATACCGGAAAATGTCCTCCCTTTGAAAAGGAATATATTCACTCGTCGGGAAGTCGGGTTCCCATTTTAATCGGGGCAACTTTATTAGAAGAAAATCCCCTGACTTGGCTTTGTTTTGTCTTGGATTTGACTGAACTCAAACAAACCGAAATTGAACGGGAAGAACTTCTGAAGCGAGAACGAACAGTGCGGGAAGAAGCAGAGGCCGCAAATCGGATTAAGGATGAGTTTTTGGCGGTTTTGTCCCATGAGTTGCGATCGCCGTTGAATCCCATTTTAGGATGGGCGAGTTTATTGCGGACGGGTAAGATTAATGAGGAAACAACCCATCGTGCTTTAGAAATTATTGAACGCAATGCTAAGTTACAGGCGCAACTGATTGAGGATTTGTTGGATGTGTCTCGGATTTTACGGGGAAAGTTAGCGTTAAGCACATTTCCGGTACATTTGGACAATGCGATTCATGCGGCATTAGAGACGGTACAATTAGCGGCCGATGCCAAGGAAATTGGGCTTTATACCCACCTAGAACCGAATGTACGCCCAGTGTTAGGGGATTTAGGTCGTTTACAACAAATTATTTGGAATCTGGTTTCTAATGCGGTTAAATTCACCGATCCGGGGGGTCGGGTTGATATCTATTTAGAAACGGTGAATAACCAGGGTCAAGTTAGGGTTCAGGATACGGGTCAAGGAATTACACCGGATTTTCTACCCCATGTTTTTGATTATTTTCGGCAAGCGGATAGTACCACTACTCGGCAGTTTGGGGGGTTGGGATTGGGGTTAGCCATTGTTCGGTATTTAACAGAGTTACATGGGGGAATGGTTTGGGCTGAAAGTCCAGGGGACGGACAGGGGGCTACGTTTACGGTGAGATTACCTTTAATGATGGAGGGGGAGGAGACGGATTTTGATGGGGAATTAATCTTAGATGTTATTGATTTAACCGGGATTAAAATTCTGGCTATTGATGATGAAGCCGATATGCGGGAGTTAGTCGCATTTTTCTTGGAAGAAGCGGGGGCTTCTGTGCAGTTAGCGGCTTCGGCTCAAGAGGCTTTATTGTTATTAAATGAATCCTTACCTGATGTGATGATTTGTGATATTGGAATGCCAGACGTGAATGGCTATATGTTGATGAGTGAAATTAGAAGCAAACCTTTAGAAAAAGGGGGGAAAATTCCCGCGATTGCCTTAACCGCTTATGCGGGCGAAACCAATCAGAAAAAAGCTTTGACGGCTGGATTTCAAATGCACTTATCTAAACCCGTTGAACCGGATAAATTAGTCGCAGCGATCGCCAAATTATTAAAACAGACAAAACTCAAATCTAGGGAGTCTCAATGGATTGTACCCCAGAATAATATTGATGGGATTTGA
- a CDS encoding dynamin family protein: MNINFRRYREQQGMSQEEVASRLGISVDNVRLGEKFPAKVSMGLAMKWLQVLGVDLATAMSEETPPLPGIEPGFPYAELYRRLNLLNQYIYETPPLDEFEFPTNPKLPLPNDVLTQIQDYYQKPNVVLTGGFDTGKSHLANSLLGSKNLPESYQPATKLITIIRHLGNRPHWFNSDVWIIDEDFWLDKHDKHTIDLKLLDNRKHCEKHRLYSGSFDILEKYGVHKYDNSKTEIPGHTAIVYLDSPLLKACNLIDLPGYSDQPDEISKDVDKANSATQIADILIYTSLAKGHINGQDMDRLRNLLGLLPTPENESQNFPTLGNLFIVATHADPSISNTQLPNILNNASARLYKELNETKIQKRQEVTNREITQDDVQKRFFTFWTERPDRCQRLFDELTKLLTEYFPESIQCRVDREINAIKNDNKQKYAEQIEQYQQTLANIEESRNLLKEAEANEPARQKEMQQKRNYVRKRIKELGEDTQKAFQKYAESIINVNSIEQTIRKRYNNKKEAQEYFAGYLVDLLQSNLESFVSANSEKLKAEIDDYLEGYPELKLTTKDGIKVSIPFDTKGAFLGGIAGLGAYGALAAWAASLGNLGGYILVAKLVSLLSALGISIGGGTAAVISFIAVIGGPIVLGIALAAGLASLIFRLFGEDWQSRLAKQIVKYFEEQDVCGKFLTGNKQYWQDTATAFEKGAEAVETDWKDYLDHQRELVSPDTDSRERIEEIIKKLEVLQNFFADIPWTIQGES, from the coding sequence ATGAATATTAATTTCCGACGATATCGTGAACAACAGGGCATGAGCCAAGAAGAAGTTGCTAGTCGGCTCGGAATTTCTGTTGATAATGTTAGGCTGGGCGAGAAGTTTCCGGCAAAAGTTTCAATGGGGCTGGCCATGAAATGGTTACAAGTTTTAGGGGTTGATCTCGCAACCGCGATGTCAGAAGAAACGCCACCCCTCCCAGGAATTGAACCGGGTTTTCCTTATGCTGAACTTTATCGGAGGCTAAATTTACTGAATCAGTATATCTATGAAACTCCACCTTTGGATGAATTTGAATTTCCAACGAATCCGAAGCTACCTCTACCTAATGATGTTTTAACACAAATTCAGGACTATTATCAAAAACCTAATGTTGTTTTAACCGGAGGATTTGATACGGGAAAATCCCATCTAGCAAATAGTCTTTTAGGAAGTAAAAATTTACCTGAAAGCTATCAGCCTGCTACAAAACTGATTACAATAATTCGTCATCTTGGGAATCGTCCCCATTGGTTTAATTCCGATGTTTGGATTATTGATGAGGATTTTTGGCTAGATAAACATGATAAACATACAATTGATTTAAAACTCTTAGACAATCGCAAACATTGTGAAAAGCATCGTTTGTATTCTGGCTCCTTCGATATTCTCGAAAAATATGGCGTACACAAATATGATAATAGTAAAACCGAGATCCCAGGGCATACTGCTATAGTTTATCTTGACTCCCCATTACTAAAAGCTTGCAACTTGATCGATCTCCCAGGTTATTCTGATCAACCTGATGAAATTTCAAAAGATGTTGACAAAGCTAATAGTGCAACTCAGATTGCAGATATCTTGATCTACACCTCACTTGCAAAAGGTCATATTAATGGTCAAGATATGGATCGACTTAGAAATTTGCTGGGTTTACTACCTACTCCAGAAAATGAATCTCAAAACTTTCCGACTCTAGGTAATCTGTTTATTGTAGCGACACACGCCGATCCAAGTATTTCTAATACTCAGCTTCCTAATATCCTCAATAATGCCTCAGCCAGACTTTATAAAGAACTCAATGAAACTAAAATACAGAAGCGCCAGGAGGTAACAAATCGGGAGATTACCCAGGATGATGTGCAAAAGCGATTTTTTACCTTCTGGACAGAAAGACCCGATCGCTGTCAACGTTTATTTGATGAGTTAACTAAACTACTTACTGAGTATTTTCCTGAATCAATCCAGTGTCGAGTTGATCGAGAAATTAATGCCATCAAAAATGATAATAAACAAAAATATGCTGAACAAATTGAGCAATATCAGCAAACTCTTGCTAATATAGAAGAATCTCGAAACCTCCTTAAAGAAGCCGAGGCTAATGAACCTGCCCGTCAAAAAGAGATGCAGCAAAAGCGCAATTATGTTAGAAAACGCATCAAGGAGTTAGGCGAAGATACCCAAAAAGCATTTCAGAAGTATGCAGAATCAATAATCAATGTAAATTCTATTGAGCAAACTATCCGCAAGAGATATAACAACAAGAAGGAAGCGCAAGAATATTTTGCTGGTTATCTGGTAGATCTTTTACAAAGTAATTTGGAAAGTTTTGTCAGCGCGAATTCAGAAAAATTAAAAGCTGAAATAGATGATTATTTAGAAGGATACCCAGAGCTTAAACTTACCACAAAAGATGGAATAAAAGTCTCTATTCCCTTTGATACAAAAGGAGCTTTTTTAGGTGGAATAGCCGGATTAGGTGCTTATGGTGCTTTAGCAGCTTGGGCAGCAAGTCTTGGTAATCTTGGTGGCTATATTTTGGTAGCAAAATTAGTCAGTCTTTTGTCAGCACTTGGTATTAGTATTGGTGGTGGAACCGCAGCAGTAATTTCCTTTATTGCTGTCATCGGTGGCCCGATCGTTCTAGGAATCGCTTTAGCTGCTGGACTCGCTTCTTTAATATTTCGCTTATTTGGGGAAGATTGGCAGAGTCGTTTAGCAAAACAAATTGTTAAATACTTTGAAGAACAGGATGTTTGTGGAAAGTTCCTAACAGGAAACAAACAGTATTGGCAAGATACAGCTACAGCTTTTGAAAAAGGTGCTGAAGCAGTAGAAACTGACTGGAAAGACTATCTTGATCATCAGCGCGAACTCGTTTCTCCTGATACGGACTCCAGAGAACGCATTGAGGAAATTATTAAAAAACTGGAGGTACTGCAAAATTTTTTCGCCGACATTCCCTGGACAATACAGGGAGAAAGTTAG
- a CDS encoding GNAT family N-acetyltransferase, giving the protein MGFWKNLFSSSDSSSSFSQIAEYEAYEVGGEESVFLNSRPSSNNNGRIFFSTDRDIDLYELEELCSAVGWSRRPLRKVKKAIQYSFLVVSMWQIRGNQRRLIGFARATSDHAFNATLWDVVVHPDFQSKGLGKALMKFIIKKLRSDDISNITLFADPHVVDFYRNLGFISDPEGIKGMFWYPD; this is encoded by the coding sequence ATGGGTTTTTGGAAAAACTTGTTTAGCAGTTCGGATTCCTCTTCCTCATTCTCCCAGATAGCGGAGTATGAGGCATACGAGGTTGGAGGCGAGGAGTCAGTATTTCTCAACTCTCGCCCATCATCGAATAATAATGGTCGCATTTTTTTTAGCACCGATCGGGACATTGATTTATATGAGTTGGAAGAACTTTGCAGTGCTGTCGGTTGGTCTCGGCGGCCCCTGCGTAAAGTCAAAAAAGCCATTCAGTATAGTTTCCTTGTCGTTTCCATGTGGCAAATTCGGGGCAACCAGCGACGGCTGATTGGTTTTGCTAGAGCTACATCCGATCATGCGTTTAATGCGACTCTCTGGGATGTGGTCGTTCACCCAGATTTCCAAAGTAAAGGTCTGGGTAAAGCCTTGATGAAATTTATCATCAAGAAACTCCGTAGCGATGATATCAGCAACATTACTCTATTTGCTGACCCTCATGTTGTGGATTTTTACCGAAATTTGGGTTTTATATCCGATCCAGAGGGGATTAAAGGAATGTTCTGGTATCCAGATTAG
- a CDS encoding aspartyl protease, giving the protein MIQGTFGSRGELFFEIDLIAADGLNLTVEAMLDTGFTEFLAINKQDLEGLDWQFVRQNEMITAQGESTFDVYAGKILLGEQEFDIPVFAGDEIPEVLLGSRWLTILPLAVNFLAGVLTLG; this is encoded by the coding sequence ATGATTCAGGGTACTTTTGGAAGTAGGGGTGAACTGTTTTTTGAAATTGATTTGATTGCTGCTGATGGCTTAAATCTAACTGTGGAGGCAATGCTAGATACGGGATTTACAGAATTTCTGGCAATTAATAAACAAGATTTAGAGGGTCTGGATTGGCAATTTGTCCGGCAAAATGAAATGATCACAGCACAAGGAGAAAGCACTTTTGATGTTTATGCTGGCAAAATACTATTAGGTGAACAAGAATTCGATATCCCAGTTTTTGCAGGTGATGAGATTCCCGAAGTTTTACTCGGTTCGAGATGGTTAACAATCTTGCCGTTAGCGGTGAATTTTTTGGCTGGAGTTCTCACATTGGGGTAA